From the genome of Poecile atricapillus isolate bPoeAtr1 chromosome 23, bPoeAtr1.hap1, whole genome shotgun sequence, one region includes:
- the SCUBE3 gene encoding signal peptide, CUB and EGF-like domain-containing protein 3, with amino-acid sequence MAERVLITPGGCICAQGLLIGTKESQMLAAGVWAAGNFGIKLQLERNGAQQPALENPTHNGIKNMARGTGRARNLLPFAAAPGGGHVDECVEGTDNCHIDAICQNTPKSYKCICKSGYTGDGKHCKDVDECEREDNAGCVHECVNIPGNYRCTCYDGFRLAHDGHNCLDLDECSEGNGGCQQTCVNMMGSYECFCREGFFLSDNQHTCIQRPEEGMNCMNKNHGCAHICRETPKGGIACECRPGFELTKNQRDCKLTCNYGNGGCQHTCDDTDQGPKCGCHVKFLLHSDGVTCIGERHFQQHVILETFSNETCAVNNGGCDSKCHDAATGVHCSCPMGFMLQPDRKTCKDIDECRLNNGGCDHICRNTVGSFECSCKKGYKLLINERNCQDIDECSFDRTCDHLCINTPGSFQCLCHKGYTLYGLTHCGDIDECSINRGGCKFGCINTPGSYQCTCPAGCKLHWNKKDCVAGACPLELVKCLPGSVPPRATLTCNKMGKKDSCALSCTSKALFLPESDSSYTVSCGTPILRQGGQHRPTNSSQQCLETVAAPVKQKASFKIKDAKCHLHPRTKGKQEEAGKAQGGSAPCSDCQVTFVNLKCDSSKKGKGRRTRNSPSKEVTRITLEFEAEIKPEEITASCNLHCLRQRVEKKLKSAIKALKKSINQERFLLRFSGMEYEVARKLSVAPERQESCGPGQQRLASKCVSCSQGTYYHGQTEQCVPCPPGTYQEKEGQLSCDLCPRGDTFGPIGATNITGCTGQCPPGQHSADGFKPCQLCPRGSYQPEVGRALCFPCGGGLTTRHEGALSFQDCDTKVQCSPGHYYNTSVHRCIRCTVGTYQPDFRQNYCISCPGNTTTDFDGSTSVSQCKNRQCGGELGEYTGYIESPNYPGNYPANIECTWNINPPPKRKILIVVPEIFLPSEDECGDVLVMRKNSSPSSITTYETCQTYERPIAFTARSRKLWINFKTSEANSARGFQIPYVTYDEDYEQLVEDIVRDGRLYASENHQEILKDKKLIKAFFDVLAHPQNYFKYTEKHKEMLPRSFIKLLRSKVSSFLRPYK; translated from the exons ATGTTGACGAGTGCGTGGAAGGCACCGACAACTGCCACATCGATGCCATCTGCCAGAACACCCCCAAGTCCTACAAGTGCATCTGCAAGTCCGGCTACACTGGGGATGGGAAGCACTGCAAAG ATGTTGACGAGTGCGAGCGGGAAGACAACGCGGGCTGCGTGCATGAGTGCGTGAACATCCCCGGCAACTACCGCTGCACCTGCTACGACGGCTTCCGCCTGGCACACGATGGCCACAACTGCTTAG ACCTGGATGAGTGCTCAGAGGGCAACGGTGGCTGCCAGCAGACCTGTGTCAACATGATGGGCAGCTATGAGTGCTTCTGCCGGGAGGGCTTCTTCCTCAGTGACAACCAGCACACCTGCATCCAGCGCCCTGAAG aAGGCATGAACTGCATGAACAAGAACCATGGCTGTGCCCACATCTGCCGGGAGACCCCCAAAGGGGGCATCGCCTGCGAGTGCCGCCCCGGCTTTGAGCTCACCAAGAACCAGCGTGACTGCAAAC TGACCTGCAACTACGGGAACGGGGGCTGCCAGCACACCTGCGATGACACCGACCAGGGGCCCAAGTGCGGCTGCCACGTCAAATTCCTGCTCCACTCAGACGGGGTGACGTGCATAG GGGAGAGACACTTCCAGCAACACGTTATCCTTGAGACGTTTTCTAatg AGACATGTGCTGTGAACAATGGGGGCTGTGACAGCAAGTGTCACGACGCGGCCACCGGCGTCCACTGCAGCTGCCCCATGGGCTTCATGCTCCAGCCCGACAGGAAGACGTGCAAAG ACATTGACGAGTGCCGGCTCAACAACGGCGGCTGTGACCACATCTGCAGGAACACGGTAGGCAGCTTCGAGTGCAGCTGCAAGAAGGGCTACAAGCTGCTCATAAACGAGAGGAACTGCCAAG ACATCGATGAGTGCTCCTTTGACCGGACCTGCGACCACCTCTGCATCAACACCCCCGGCAGCTTCCAGTGCCTCTGCCACAAGGGCTACACGCTCTACGGGCTCACCCACTGCGGAG ACATCGATGAGTGCAGCATCAACCGGGGCGGCTGCAAATTCGGCTGCATCAACACTCCTGGCAGCTACCAGTGTACCTGTCCTGCTGGCTGCAAGCTGCATTGGAACAAGAAGGACTGTGTGG CTGGTGCATGTCCCTTGGAGCTGGTGAAGTGCCTGCCAGGTTCAGTGCCACCACGGGCCACCCTCACCTGCAATAAGATGGGCAAGAAGGACAGCTGTGCCCTTTCCTGCACCTCCAAGGCCCTATTCCTGCCAG AGTCCGACAGCAGCTACACGGTGAGCTGTGGGACCCCCATCCTGCGGCAGGGCGGCCAGCACAGACCCACCAacagcagccagcagtgccTCG AGACTGTGGCTGCACCGGTCAAGCAGAAAGCCTCCTTCAAGATCAAGGATGCCAAGTGCCACCTGCACCCACGGACCAAGGGCAAGCAGGAGGAGGCCGGGAAGGCACAAG GTGGCTCGGCACCGTGCTCTGACTGCCAGGTCACCTTCGTCAACCTCAAGTGTGACTCATccaagaaggggaaggggcgCCGGACTCGCAACTCCCCCAGCAAAGAGGTGACACGCATCACACTGGAGTTTGAGGCGGAGATCAAGCCTGAGGAGATCACAG CCAGCTGCAACCTGCACTGCCTGCGACAGAGAGTGGAGAAAAAGCTCAAGTCGGCCATCAAAGCCTTGAAGAAATCCATCAATCAGGAGCGGTTCCTGCTGCGCTTCTCAGGGATGGAGTACGAGGTGGCCCGGAAGCTGAGCGTGGCCCCGGAGCGGCAGGAGAGCTGTGGGCCGGGCCAGCAGCGCCTGGCCAGCAAGTGTG TCAGCTGCTCGCAGGGAACCTATTACCACGGGCAGACAGAGCAGTGCGTGCCCTGCCCACCCGGAACCTACcaggagaaggaggggcagctctcctgtGACCTGTGTCCCCGCGGTGACACCTTCGGACCCATAGGAGCCACCAACATCACTGGCTGCACTG GTCAGTGTCCCCCTGGCCAGCACTCTGCCGATGGCTTCAAGCCCTGCCAGCTGTGTCCCCGTGGGTCCTACCAGCCCGAGGTGGGACGGGCGCTCTGCTTCCCCTGCGGGGGGGGGCTGACCACCCGTCACGAGGGagccctctccttccaggaCTGCGACACCAAAG TGCAGTGCTCCCCTGGGCACTACTACAACACGAGCGTCCACCGCTGCATCCGCTGCACCGTGGGCACCTACCAGCCCGATTTCCGGCAGAATTACTGCATCTCCTGCCCTGGCAACACCACCACCGACTTCGATGGCTCCACCTCTGTGTCCCAGTGCAAAA ACCGGCAGTGTGGAGGGGAGCTGGGTGAGTACACAGGCTACATCGAGTCCCCCAACTACCCGGGGAATTACCCCGCCAACATCGAGTGCACCTGGAACATCAACCCCCCGCCCAAGCGCAAGATCCTCATCGTGGTGCCAGAGATCTTCCTCCCCTCCGAGGACGAGTGTGGCGACGTGTTGGTCATGCGGAAAAACT cctccccatCTTCCATCACCACCTACGAGACCTGCCAGACCTACGAGAGACCCATCGCCTTCACCGCCCGCTCCCGCAAGCTCTGGATCAACTTCAAAACCAGTGAAGCCAACAGTGCTCGGGGCTTCCAGATCCCCTATGTCACCTACGACG AGGACTATGAGCAGCTGGTGGAGGACATCGTGCGGGATGGAAGACTCTATGCCTCCGAGAACCACCAGGAGATCCTCAAG GACAAGAAGCTCATCAAAGCTTTCTTCGACGTGCTGGCACACCCCCAGAACTACTTCAAGTACACAGAGAAGCACAAGGAGATGCTGCCCCGCTCCTTCATCAAACTCCTGCGCTCCAAAGTCTCTAGCTTCCTCCGGCCTTACAAATAG
- the RPL10A gene encoding large ribosomal subunit protein uL1 yields MAAPGGRSPPFPIWHRIARSILARCRQYLYRAGGTSALSVRAAAAMSSKVSRDTLYEAVKEVLHGSRAKKRKFVETVELQISLKNYDPQKDKRFSGTVRLKSTPRPKFSVCLLGDQQHCDEAKAVDIPHMDIEALKKLNKNKKLVKKLAKKYDAFLASESLIKQIPRILGPGLNKAGKFPSLLTHNENLVAKVDEVKSTIKFQMKKVLCLAVAVGHVKMTEDELVYNIHLAINFLVSLLKKNWQNVRALYIKSTMGKPQRLY; encoded by the exons ATGGCGGCTCCAGGGGGCCGCTCCCCGCCGTTCCCAATATGGCACCGCATCGCGCGCTCGATTCTCGCGAGATGTCGACAGTATTTATACCGCGCCGGCGGCACTTCCGCCCTTTCGGTCCGAGCAGCCGCAGCCATGAG CAGCAAAGTGTCCCGAGACACCCTGTACGAGGCGGTGAAGGAGGTGCTGCACGGCAGCCGTGCCAAGAAACGCAA GTTTGTGGAGACGGTGGAGCTGCAGATCAGCCTCAAGAACTATGACCCGCAGAAGGACAAGCGGTTCTCCGGTACCGTCAG GTTGAAGTCGACGCCACGACCCAAATTCTCTGTGTGCCTGCTGGGGGACCAGCAGCACTGCGATGAGGCCAAAGCAGTTGACATCCCTCACATGGACATAGAAGCTCTAAAGAAGCTCAACAAAAACAAGAAGCTGGTGAAGAAGCTGG CTAAGAAGTACGATGCCTTCCTGGCTTCCGAGTCCTTGATCAAGCAAATTCCTCGAATCCTGGGCCCAGGCCTGAACAAAGCTgggaaattcccttctctcctcaCCCACAATGAGAATCTGGTGGCTAAGGTGGATGAGGTCAAATCGACCATCAAGTTTCAGATGAAGAAG gtgctctgtctggctgtggctgtgggtcACGTGAAGATGACAGAGGATGAGCTTGTCTACAACATCCACCTGGCCATCAACTTCCTGGTGTCCCTGCTGAAGAAGAACTGGCAGAACGTGCGAGCTCTGTACATCAAGAGCACCATGGGGAAACCCCAGCGCCTCTACTAA